The Cetobacterium sp. 8H DNA window GAAGCTCTGTAAGTATCTACTCTAAGATCTCCCGGATCAATATTAATCTCAATAGTATCATCAACTTCCGGCATTATATCAACTGATGCGAAAGATGTATGTCTTTTTTTGTTAGCATCAAATGGTGAAATCCTAACAAGTCTATGAACCCCTTTTTCACCTTTTAGATAACCATATGCTCTAGTTCCTTCAACTAACAGAGTTACTGATTTTATTCCTACAGAATCTCCAGCCATATAATCCATCTCTGTAACTTTAAATCCTCTTGAATTGAACCATCTCATATACATTCTATAGAGCATATCTGCCCAATCACAAGCTTCTGTTCCTCCTGCTCCAGAGTGAATAGTAACAATAGCATTATTTCCATCATACTCTCCATCTAAAAGCATCTTAGTATCAAAATTTTCTATCATATGAGCTAATTTATTATGCTTTTCTTCTAACTCTTCAACAAAGTCTTCCTCTCCTGAAGTTACGAAATCTATTAAAATCTCTTCGTCAAAAAACATTGTTTCTATATTTCCAAACTCTCTAACAACATCTTTCTCTTCATTCATTTCTTTTATTATTTTACCGCTAGTGGCTTTGTCATTCCAAAACCCCTCTTTCATTGTTTGTTCCTCTAAATTAGCTATCTTACTATTTCTACCAGCTAAGTCAAAGAGACCTCCTGATTGCCTCTATCTGCTCTTTAAATTGAGCATATTCTCTTTTTAATTCTAAAATATCCATATTAAAAACCTCCTAATACTATTTTAAATTTAATAAAATTGTTTCTAATTCTAATAAGCTACTATATCTATAATTTTTATTTCCTATAGTAAGGTTTGCAGGTTTAGAACAATGCCCCAAACAGTTTCGTTCCTCTATAACAAAATCTACCTTACCTCTTAACTCTTCAATTTTTTCTTTTAAACCTTTTTGAACACAATTTCTTCCTATGCAAATTTGTACATAGTATTTTGTTCTAACTTTTTGAAGTTTAGGATAAAATTTTATTGTTCCTTCTAATGAGAATTTAAATACATCTATCTTTTTAGCTATATAATCTAGAGTTTCATCTGGAATGTACCCTAGTTCATCCACAACAAAACATAAAATTTTATAATCATTTTTTTTATCTTCTAATAACTCTATATACTCATCTAATTTTTCATAAAACTCTTTCATTTTTTTCCTTTCTACATCTCTATAATAATAGCAACAGCTGTGGCATATTCTTTACAATGAGAGATTGAGAGTTGTATATCTAGTTTATTTTCTCTCTCCTTAAGAGCCCCTAAAAATTTCACTACAGGTTTTCCTAAATCGTCATTTAATATTTCAATATCGATTAAATTAAACCCTCTAACTCCTGTTCCTAAAGCTTTTGAAATAGCTTCTTTTGCTGAGAATCTTCCAGCATAACTTTCTATTTTTCCACCTTTTTTATCCAATTGAGTTATTTCTTTAATCGTAAAAACTCTCTCTTTGAAACCTTTTTTTGATAGTGCTTTCTCTATTCTTGATATTTCAACTATATCATTTCCTATTCCAAGTACTTTCATGATCTAAACTATCCCATATAATTTTTTTGCATTTTCTGTAGTTACCTTTATCACTTCTTCTAATGTAATACCCTTTATTTCAGCTATTTTTTGTGCTACATATTCAACATATATAGGTTCATTCCTTTTTCCTCTAAAAGGTTCTGGAGTTAGGTATGGACAGTCTGTTTCAATTACAATTCTATCTAATGGAATATCTTTTACTACAGCCACTGTTTTTTTTTGCATTTTTAAATGTCAACGTTCCACCAATCCCTAGATAAAATCTATCTACTAATTGCTTTGCAGTTTCTATTGATCCTGGATAGCAATGAATTACCCCCTTTATATCTGGAAATTCATTCAATACTTCAACTGTATCCTCCATGGCATCTCTTGTATGAACTACTACTGGTTTTTGAACTCTTTTTGCCAAAGCCAATTGTCTTCTAAATCCATCTTTTTGAACCTCTTTAGGTTCTGTCATCCAATGATAATCTAATCCAATCTCTCCAATAGCAACAATCTTAGGATCTTTAGCTAACTCCTCTAATCTATTCTCTGTATTTTTATCATAACCTGTTATATCTGTAGGATGAACTCCAATAACTCCATAAATAAAATCATACTTCTGAGCTAATCTTAAAGTTTCTTCTGAACTTTTTAAGTCATATCCTATATTCACACAAAACTCTAATTTATCTTTTATTCTTTCTATAACATCTTCTCTATCTAAATTAAACTGTTCATTATCTAAATGACAATGTGTATCAACTAGTCTCATATTTTTCACCTCTTTAAATT harbors:
- the acpS gene encoding holo-ACP synthase; protein product: MKVLGIGNDIVEISRIEKALSKKGFKERVFTIKEITQLDKKGGKIESYAGRFSAKEAISKALGTGVRGFNLIDIEILNDDLGKPVVKFLGALKERENKLDIQLSISHCKEYATAVAIIIEM
- a CDS encoding NAD(P)H-dependent oxidoreductase subunit E is translated as MKEFYEKLDEYIELLEDKKNDYKILCFVVDELGYIPDETLDYIAKKIDVFKFSLEGTIKFYPKLQKVRTKYYVQICIGRNCVQKGLKEKIEELRGKVDFVIEERNCLGHCSKPANLTIGNKNYRYSSLLELETILLNLK
- the prfB gene encoding peptide chain release factor 2 (programmed frameshift) codes for the protein MDILELKREYAQFKEQIEAIRRSLDLAGRNSKIANLEEQTMKEGFWNDKATSGKIIKEMNEEKDVVREFGNIETMFFDEEILIDFVTSGEEDFVEELEEKHNKLAHMIENFDTKMLLDGEYDGNNAIVTIHSGAGGTEACDWADMLYRMYMRWFNSRGFKVTEMDYMAGDSVGIKSVTLLVEGTRAYGYLKGEKGVHRLVRISPFDANKKRHTSFASVDIMPEVDDTIEINIDPGDLRVDTYRASGAGGQHVNMTDSAVRITHIPSGVVVTCQRERSQLSNRETAMKLLKSKLLEIEMKRKEEELKKIQGEQSEIGWGSQIRSYVFQPYTLVKDHRTAVESGNIRAVMDGDIDDFINGYLRWSKNKN